CCAACCCAAAAGCTGGGCGCCGAGCTCTATAATGTCCGCGACCTTGAGGCTTTCGTGACGTATTCTGCGAAGGTTCCAACTCGCAGAAACCTCGTTGTCTTTCCACAAAAGCTGCTGCCGGGCAGCCGACTGACTCTTCGCTTCTTCAACCCGCACACTCTCGCGACGCACACCGAGAGAATTGGACCGTGATCCTTGCGGCCGCGCCTTTCAGTGGGACCGCGGAAGAGAGGGCGGCGGCTCAGACCTCTTTAAGCAACTCGTCAATCACACTATCGCCACTTCTGGCCGACAGCCTTGCGTGATCGTAAAGGTCGGTCATCCAATCGACGTCGTCCTCTTGCGGCACAAATTCCTCGACAATCTTGCCCTGTTTGTTCAAGAGAGTCGCCTCAAGGTAGCGGACCGATGAGACAGGCGCGTCGTCGGGCATCGGGCGTTCTTTGCGCGCGATAAGCACCGCCCCGTTGTGAAATTCGGCCAGGAAGGTGTCTTCGTCAGCCGTTTCTTTCCAACTTATCTCTCCGCCAAGCGTCTGCCGCAGCACACGATGCAGAAACTCGGTCAGCTTATTCGTCGCCATTCGATTGCTCCATCAACTCCGCATGGTACTGCTGGAATCGCATATTATGCAAGCGTTTCCGTGCCTGCCTGCTTGGCGTGCCTGGACGCCAAGCAAAACGGGCCCTCGCCGCGCGTGCGACGAAGGCCCGTTGCTTTCACCCCTCGCTGACGACAAACGCTACGAGCGGTCCTTCGAGTCGCCCGAGTCGCTGCCTTCCTTCTCGAGCTGCTTCATGAGTTCTTTGGCACGGTCCAGGTGTTCTTGCGCAATGTGCTCGCTCTCCTCGATCACTTGATCGAGTTGCGGCGAGGCGTACCGGCTGAATACCTTCAGGCTGGTGAGCATCTCGTGGTGCATGCCCAACTGCATGCCGATGTAGCACTTGTCGAACTCCTCGCCCTCTTTTTCTTCCAGCTCGTGCTGGGCGGAAGCCACGCACTGCTGACCAAGCTGCTGCTTCAGCCGGATGATGTTCAAACCGCCGGCGGGTTGAAGGCCACGATTGGCCGCGTAGTCTTGTGGTCCTGGCCTGCCCATCCCGGTAAATCGCTGCAATTGCTCGACGGTCCGAGCGTGGTCGTCGATCAGTTGCTTGGCGAAGTCCTTAACCTCGTCGCTGGAAGCCCGTTCTTCCGCCAACCGGGCCAACTGAATTTCACCGCGGTCATCGACGAGCAGCCAATTGGCAACCTGCTGATCGGTGAGACTGGC
This sequence is a window from Pirellulales bacterium. Protein-coding genes within it:
- a CDS encoding DUF4142 domain-containing protein gives rise to the protein MRKWIVSIAAASVLISACSVASAQLRRSRRYSQTYEPAYQNQYAQPQYQQYQQGPYQQEQYRQGAYQQGPYQQGPYQQGQPRMANRSYTQGAVDQRQGASLTDQQVANWLLVDDRGEIQLARLAEERASSDEVKDFAKQLIDDHARTVEQLQRFTGMGRPGPQDYAANRGLQPAGGLNIIRLKQQLGQQCVASAQHELEEKEGEEFDKCYIGMQLGMHHEMLTSLKVFSRYASPQLDQVIEESEHIAQEHLDRAKELMKQLEKEGSDSGDSKDRS